A stretch of Brassica napus cultivar Da-Ae chromosome C6, Da-Ae, whole genome shotgun sequence DNA encodes these proteins:
- the LOC106402327 gene encoding sucrose synthase 6, translating into MASSSSPTTLQRSDSIADKMPDALKQSRYHMKRCFASFVKGGKKLMKRENLMNEIEKCIEDSNDRKKIMEGLFGYILTCTQEVAVVPPFVALAARPDPGFWEYVKVNAGDLSVDEITATDYLKLKESVFDESWAKDEHALELDFGAIDFTTPRLNLSSSIGNGADYISKFISSKLGGKSDKLEPLLNYLLRLNHHGENLMINEGINTVAKLKKSLMLAVNVVSTYPKHTPYETFSPRLKEMGFEKGWGNTSERVKETMVMLSEVLEAPDSVKLDLLFSRLPTVFNVVIFSVHGYFGQQDVLGLPDTGGQVVYILDQVRALEEELLIRINQQGLGFKPQILVVTRLIPEARGTKCDQELEAIEGTKHSHILRVPFVTDKGTLRQWVSRFDVYPYLERFTQDATSKILQRFECKPDLIVGNYTDGNLVASLMATKLGVTQGTIAHALEKTKYEDSDAKWKELDPKYHFSCQFTADLIAMNVTDFIITSTYQEIAGSKERPGQYESHTAFTMPGLCRVVSGIDVFDPKFNIAAPGADQSVYFPYTETPKRLTKFHPSIQELLYNEKDNNEHMGYLAEREKPIIFSMARLDTVKNITGLVEWYGKDKRLREMANLVVVAGFFDMSKSNDREEKAEIKKMHDLIEKYNLKGKFRWIAAQTDRYRNSELYRCIADTKGVFVQPALYEAFGLTVIEAMNCGLPTFATNQGGPAEIIVDGVSGFHIDPNNGDESVARIGDFFSKCSTDGLYWDSISNAGLKRIYECYTWKIYAEKLLKMGSIYGFWRQVNEDQKKAKQRYIDMLYNLQFKPLTKKVTIPEDKSLPMRLASLRNLLPKKPASLGGGSKQKEVTETKPKSKDGQKRNDVKAGEGEVKEGLLAAEASERMKKVLETSEETQRLEKMKIAYGQQRNQGGSSVRNLFWSVVVCLYICYILKQRFFGTYSVQED; encoded by the exons ATGGCTTCTTCCTCATCTCCAACAACGCTTCAAAGATCGGATTCAATCGCTGACAAAATGCCTGATGCATTGAAACAAAGCCGGTATCATATGAAGAGATGTTTTGCCAG CTTTGTTAAAGGAGGAAAGAAGCTAATGAAGCGTGAGAATCTAATGAATGAGATAGAAAAATGTATAGAAGATAGCAATGACCGCAAGAAGATTATGGAGGGACTGTTTGGTTACATTCTCACATGTACTCAG GAAGTAGCAGTGGTTCCACCCTTTGTTGCTTTAGCCGCAAGGCCCGATCCTGGTTTCTGGGAATATGTTAAGGTCAACGCTGGAGATCTATCAGTGGATGAAATCACAGCCACGGATTACTTGAAGCTCAAGGAATCTGTTTTCGACGAGTCATG GGCTAAGGATGAACATGCATTGGAGTTAGACTTTGGAGCGATTGATTTCACAACTCCTAGGCTTAATCTTTCTTCTTCGATTGGAAATGGAGCTGATTACATCTCTAAGTTTATATCTTCTAAGCTTGGAGGCAAATCTGATAAACTAGAACCTTTGTTGAACTACTTACTTCGCCTTAACCATCATGGAGAG AATCTCATGATCAATGAAGGTATCAACACAGTTGCAAAGCTCAAGAAATCTCTGATGCTTGCTGTGAATGTAGTGTCCACTTACCCTAAACACACACCTTATGAAACTTTCTCTCCAAG GTTGAAGGAAATGGGATTTGAGAAAGGTTGGGGAAACACATCAGAGAGAGTGAAAGAAACCATGGTTATGCTCTCAGAAGTTCTAGAGGCACCAGACAGTGTGAAGCTAGATTTGCTCTTTAGCAGACTTCCCACAGTGTTCAACGTTGTGATCTTCTCTGTCCATGGCTATTTTGGTCAGCAAGACGTGCTAGGTTTACCAGATACCGGAGGCCAG GTTGTTTACATTCTTGATCAAGTAAGAGCGTTAGAAGAAGAGCTGCTCATTCGAATTAACCAACAAGGTCTAGGGTTCAAGCCACAGATTCTTGTGGTGACAAGGTTAATACCAGAAGCAAGAGGCACAAAGTGTGATCAAGAACTAGAAGCCATTGAAGGAACCAAGCATTCTCATATCCTCAGAGTTCCTTTTGTTACAGATAAAGGAACCCTCCGTCAATGGGTTTCCCGGTTCGATGTCTACCCTTACCTGGAGAGGTTTACTCAG GATGCAACGAGCAAGATTCTTCAACGCTTTGAGTGCAAGCCTGACCTCATCGTTGGAAACTACACAGATGGGAACTTGGTTGCATCTCTAATGGCCACCAAACTCGGTGTCACTCAAGGAACCATTGCTCATGCGTTGGAGAAGACAAAGTATGAAGATTCAGATGCAAAGTGGAAAGAACTAGATCCTAAATACCATTTCTCTTGCCAGTTCACAGCTGATTTAATCGCAATGAATGTCACTGACTTCATCATTACCAGCACATATCAAGAAATTGCTGGAAG CAAGGAAAGACCAGGGCAGTATGAGAGTCACACTGCCTTCACAATGCCTGGTCTATGTAGAGTTGTATCTGGCATTGATGTGTTTGATCCAAAGTTCAACATTGCTGCTCCTGGTGCCGATCAATCTGTATACTTCCCTTACACAGAGACGCCAAAAAGATTGACTAAGTTTCATCCTTCTATACAAGAACTGCTCTACAATGAGAAAGACAATAATGAACACAT GGGATACCTTGCGGAAAGAGAGAAACCAATCATCTTCTCAATGGCTAGACTTGACACAGTGAAGAACATAACTGGTTTGGTTGAATGGTATGGTAAAGacaagagactaagagagatgGCTAACCTTGTAGTAGTTGCTGGATTCTTCGACATGTCGAAATCTAATGATAGAGAAGAGAAAGCTGAGATAAAGAAGATGCATGATCTCATTGAAAAGTACAACCTCAAGGGGAAGTTCAGATGGATAGCTGCTCAAACTGATAGATACAGAAACAGTGAGCTTTATAGGTGCATTGCCGATACAAAAGGAGTCTTTGTTCAACCTGCTTTGTATGAAGCTTTTGGTTTAACGGTCATTGAAGCCATGAACTGTGGACTACCAACTTTCGCCACGAATCAAGGTGGACCGGCTGAGATAATCGTTGATGGTGTTTCTGGTTTCCACATTGATCCCAACAATGGTGATGAATCTGTTGCCAGGATTGGAGACTTCTTCAGCAAGTGCAGTACAGATGGTTTGTACTGGGATAGTATCTCTAACGCTGGTCTCAAACGTATCTATGAGTG CTACACATGGAAGATCTATGCAGAGAAGTTGTTGAAAATGGGAAGCATATATGGATTCTGGAGACAAGTGAATGAAGATCAGAAGAAAGCTAAGCAGAGATACATTGACATGCTTTACAATCTCCAGTTCAAACCATTG ACCAAGAAAGTGACTATCCCTGAAGATAAATCTTTGCCTATGAGACTGGCTTCACTCCGTAACCTCCTTCCCAAGAAACCAGCATCTCTTGGAGGAGGAAGTAAGCAGAAGGAAGTCACAGAGACGAAACCAAAGAGTAAAGATGGTCAAAAACGAAATGATGTCAAGGCAGGAGAAGGAGAGGTAAAAGAGGGGTTGCTTGCAGCTGAAGCATCAGAGAGGATGAAGAAAGTTTTAGAGACTTCTGAAGAGACACAGAGGCTAGAGAAGATGAAGATTGCATACGGACAACAACGGAACCAAGGAGGTTCATCGGTTAGGAACTTGTTCTGGTCAGTAGTGGTTTGTCTCTACATCTGTTACATTTTGAAGCAGAGGTTCTTTGGAACTTACTCGGTTCAAGAGgattaa
- the LOC106402970 gene encoding homeobox-leucine zipper protein HDG11, translated as MSFVVGGSGSGGGDGGDGDGGGRQRHDASETDRKKKRYHRHTAQQIQRLESSFRECPHPDDKQRNLLSKELGLAPRQIKFWFQNRRTQLKAQHERADNSALKAENDKIRCENIAIREALKHAICPNCGGPPVSEDPYLDEQKLRMENAHLREELERMSTVASKYMGRPISSHISTLHPMHISPLDLSMTSLAGGPSLDFDLLPGSSMSSNFAVSDMDKPIMNDIALTAMQELLRLVHTNEPLWSGSDGCGEVLNLGSYENVFPRSSNRGKNHNVRIEASRSSGIVFMNAMSLVDMFMDSAKWAELFPSIVAASKTLAVVSSGMGGGTHEGALHLMYEEMEVLSPLVATREFCELRYCQQIEQGSWIVVNVSYHLPQFVSHSHSYRFPSGCLIQDMPNGYSKVTWVEHTETEEKEPVNEMYREMVHKGIAFGAERWVTTLQRMCERYASLLAPAASSLGGVIPSPEGKRSMMRLAHRMVSNYCISVSRSNNTRSTVVAELNEVGVRVTAHKSPEPNGTILSAATTFWLPNSPQNVFNFLKDERTRPQWDVLSNSNAVQEVAHIANGSHPGCCISVLRASSASQSNNMLILQETSIDSSGALVVYSPVDLSALNIAMNGDDTSYIPILSSGFAISPDGNRNSPSAEQGGASSSSGYGGGGSLITVGFQITVSNLPSAKLNMESVETVNNLIGTTVHQIKTGLNNFPSASTTV; from the exons ATGAGTTTCGTCGTCGGGGGAAGTGGTAGCGGCGGAGGAGACGGCGGAGACGGTGATGGTGGTGGTAGACAACGTCACGACGCGTCTGAAACTGATAGGAAGAAGAAACGTTACCATCGTCATACCGCTCAACAGATTCAACGCCTCGAATC GAGTTTTAGGGAGTGTCCTCATCCAGATGACAAGCAGAGGAATCTACTCAGCAAAGAGTTGGGTTTGGCTCCGAGACAGATCAAGTTCTGGTTCCAGAACAGACGAACTCAGCTTAAG GCGCAACATGAGAGAGCAGACAACAGTGCACTAAAAGCTGAGAACGATAAGATTCGATGCGAGAACATTGCCATCAGAGAAGCTCTCAAGCATGCTATATGCCCTAACTGTGGAGGCCCTCCCGTTAGTGAAGATCCTTACCTAGACGAGCAAAAGCTCCGCATGGAAAACGCTCATCTCAGAGAagag CTTGAAAGAATGTCCACCGTTGCCTCAAAGTACATGGGAAGACCAATCTCATCTCACATCTCAACTCTACATCCAATGCACATCTCACCGTTGGATCTCTCCATGACTAGTTTAGCTGGTGGTCCTTCGCTTGATTTCGATCTTCTTCCGGGAAGCTCCATGTCTAGCAACTTTGCGGTATCTGACATGGACAAGCCTATTATGAACGACATTGCTTTGACTGCTATGCAAGAACTGCTCAGGCTTGTTCACACAAACGAGCCTCTGTGGAGTGGATCAGATGGATGCGGAGAGGTTCTCAATCTTGGAAGCTATGAGAATGTTTTCCCAAGGTCAAGTAACCGAGGGAAGAACCATAACGTTAGAATCGAGGCGTCTAGGTCCTCTGGTATTGTTTTCATGAATGCTATGTCGCTTGTCGACATGTTCATGGATAGT GCCAAGTGGGCAGAGCTGTTTCCTTCAATCGTTGCAGCTTCTAAAACGCTTGCAGTGGTTTCTTCAGGAATGGGAGGTGGTACCCATGAGGGTGCATTGCATTTG ATGTATGAAGAGATGGAAGTGCTTTCTCCACTAGTAGCAACACGCGAGTTCTGCGAGCTACGCTACTGTCAGCAGATTGAGCAAGGGAGCTGGATAGTTGTCAACGTCTCATATCATCTTCCTCAGTTTGTTTCACACTCTCACTCCTATAGGTTTCCATCTGGATGCTTGATTCAGGACATGCCTAACGGATACTCCAAG GTTACTTGGGTTGAGCATACTGAAACCGAAGAGAAAGAACCGGTCAATGAGATGTACAGAGAGATGGTTCACAAAGGGATTGCTTTTGGAGCTGAGAGATGGGTTACTACTCTCCAGAGAATGTGTGAAAGATATGCTTCTCTATTAGCACCAGCAGCTTCATCCCTCGGTGGAG TGATTCCATCGCCGGAAGGGAAGAGAAGCATGATGAGACTAGCTCATAGAATGGTTAGCAACTACTGTATAAGTGTCAGCAGATCTAACAACACTCGCTCAACGGTTGTTGCGGAGCTGAACGAAGTTGGTGTCCGTGTGACTGCACATAAGAGCCCTGAACCAAACGGCACTATCCTCTCTGCTGCTACCACCTTCTGGCTACCAAACTCTCCTCAAAACGTCTTCAACTTCCTCAAAGACGAAAGAACACGTCCTCAG tgggATGTTCTTTCGAATAGTAACGCGGTTCAAGAAGTTGCTCATATAGCAAACGGATCACATCCTGGATGCTGCATATCGGTTCTACGT GCATCGAGTGCATCACAGAGTAACAACATGCTGATTCTACAAGAAACCTCAATAGACTCATCAGGAGCACTTGTTGTGTACAGTCCTGTGGATTTATCAGCGCTGAACATTGCAATGAACGGCGACGATACGTCATACATTCCAATCTTGTCCTCAGGCTTCGCAATCTCACCAGACGGAAACCGCAATAGTCCAAGTGCTGAGCAAGGAGGAGCCTCATCGTCAAGCGGTTATGGAGGAGGAGGGTCATTGATAACGGTTGGGTTTCAGATAACGGTTAGCAACTTACCGTCTGCTAAACTTAACATGGAGTCAGTAGAAACGGTTAATAACCTGATTGGAACCACAGTGCACCAGATTAAAACCGGGTTGAACAACTTTCCTAGTGCTTCAACTACAGTTTGA
- the LOC125588499 gene encoding glutathione S-transferase T3-like, giving the protein MDSNSYTPIGNFVDLLNSQQNTVFGYVQDSVEVSSSQVPADRKERRAWTPVDDVALISAWLNTSKDPVVAKEQRAGAFWKRIVAYFAASLKVAGSETRQPPHCKQRWQKINDQVNKFCGAYEAATREKSSGQNENDVLKHAHEIFYNNHKKKFTLEHAWKELRNDQKWCELCSSKTTASGKKRKFDESAQSASSYAFETTTGEAEQATMRPPGVKASKRHGKKTMGDGKALDELESMWRIRKEDLAVKERMAKMKLLDSLVGKADLPEYEEALKKKLIDELVSN; this is encoded by the coding sequence ATGGATTCCAATTCATATACACCGATTGGAAACTTTGTTGATCTTCTGAATAGTCAGCAAAACACTGTCTTTGGTTATGTCCAAGACAGTGTCGAAGTCTCTTCCTCCCAAGTCCCTGCAGACCGTAAAGAAAGGAGGGCGTGGACGCCAGTTGATGATGTTGCCCTCATTAGCGCTTGGCTAAACACAAGCAAAGACCCGGTGGTAGCTAAAGAGCAAAGAGCTGGTGCGTTCTGGAAAAGGATTGTTGCATACTTTGCAGCAAGTCTCAAAGTTGCAGGTTCTGAAACTAGACAGCCACCTCATTGTAAGCAAAGGTGGCAGAAGATAAATGACCAAGTAAACAAATTTTGTGGGGCGTATGAAGCAGCAACAAGGGAGAAGAGTAGCGGCCAAAATGAGAACGATGTTCTCAAACATGCGCATGAGATCTTCTACAACAACCACAAGAAGAAGTTTACTCTTGAGCACGCATGGAAGGAGTTGAGGAATGACCAGAAATGGTGTGAATTGTGTAGTTCTAAAACCACAGCAAGCGGCAAAAAGAGGAAGTTTGATGAGAGTGCACAATCAGCAAGCTCTTACGCGTTTGAAACCACCACTGGTGAAGCTGAGCAAGCAACTATGCGTCCCCCTGGTGTTAAGGCTTCAAAGCGCCATGGTAAGAAGACGATGGGAGATGGTAAGGCGCTGGATGAGTTGGAGAGTATGTGGAGGATCAGGAAGGAAGATTTGGCTGTCAAAGAGAGGATGGCAAAGATGAAGCTACTTGACTCATTAGTTGGCAAAGCAGATCTACCCGAGTATGAAGAAGCTTTGAAGAAGAAGCTCATTGATGAGCTTGTGTCAAATTAG